In bacterium, the following are encoded in one genomic region:
- a CDS encoding SRPBCC family protein: MARVEGALLIRAPLAAVYDLAKRVEDFPRFMPDLERITVLERDGGVPVLTEWVGLVEGRRIRWVEEDAWDDTRHLCRFRQREGDFERYEGTWTFTPEDGGTRTTIVVDFEFDIPLIGGLLSQLLRVKMKENLEKMLTALQGQLESAH; this comes from the coding sequence ATGGCGCGGGTGGAAGGAGCGCTGTTGATCCGGGCGCCGCTTGCGGCAGTCTATGACCTCGCCAAGCGCGTTGAGGATTTTCCACGATTCATGCCTGACCTCGAGCGGATCACCGTCTTGGAGCGAGACGGAGGGGTCCCGGTGCTCACCGAATGGGTGGGGCTCGTCGAGGGCAGGCGGATTCGTTGGGTGGAGGAAGACGCCTGGGACGATACCCGGCACCTCTGCCGCTTCCGTCAGCGCGAAGGTGACTTCGAGCGCTACGAGGGCACATGGACATTCACTCCGGAGGATGGGGGGACACGGACCACGATCGTGGTGGATTTTGAGTTCGATATCCCGTTGATCGGCGGCCTGCTCAGCCAGTTGCTGCGGGTGAAGATGAAGGAGAACCTCGAAAAGATGCTGACCGCCCTGCAGGGTCAACTGGAATCGGCACACTGA
- the greA gene encoding transcription elongation factor GreA: MPHEISPSQPTLLTQEGLAQLEAELQHLRSTKRREVALRIKRAAELGDRSENSEYEDAKNEQAFVEGRIQELDRLLRNVEVIDGRSAKRPDVVAVGCTVEIVDTATGERFTYTIVGPVEVDLAQGRISHVSPVGAALMGRAPGDTVRVEAPAGTLHLKVNRIQ, encoded by the coding sequence ATGCCCCATGAGATCTCGCCCAGCCAACCGACGCTGCTGACCCAGGAAGGTCTGGCGCAGCTCGAAGCCGAGTTGCAGCACCTGCGGTCAACGAAACGCCGGGAGGTCGCCCTGCGCATCAAGCGGGCGGCGGAGCTCGGGGATCGTTCTGAGAACTCCGAGTACGAGGATGCCAAGAACGAGCAGGCGTTTGTGGAGGGACGCATTCAAGAGCTCGACCGGCTCCTCCGGAATGTCGAGGTCATCGATGGGCGGTCTGCGAAGCGTCCCGACGTCGTCGCGGTCGGGTGCACCGTGGAGATCGTCGACACCGCTACCGGCGAGCGTTTCACGTACACCATCGTTGGCCCCGTCGAGGTCGACCTCGCCCAGGGACGGATCAGCCACGTGTCTCCCGTCGGAGCCGCCCTGATGGGCCGCGCCCCCGGCGACACCGTCCGCGTGGAGGCCCCCGCGGGCACGCTGCACCTCAAGGTGAACCGGATCCAGTAG
- a CDS encoding GTPase, producing the protein MPANLTPQYLEAERRFRQATTPEEQLIALGEMMATIPKHKGTEHMRADIRRRMARVRTEAARKRSAGRGPTWQHVPREGAGQIVLVGPPNAGKSRLLAALSNASPIVAPYPFATRIPLPGMVAFENVQIQLVDLPPIAPETADPWLFALIRQANAALLVADLASDDLLSSIEETLELVSRFNVRLVRTGVSEEGVPTLLIAAKTDVPGASERLGMLRELVADRFPLLAVSAETGTNIDALRAEMFALLNVIRVYTKAPGHRADLSAPFVLKRGATVQEAAAVVHKDFSERLKFARIWGARAFDGQMVQREHILEDGDILELRT; encoded by the coding sequence ATGCCCGCCAATCTGACCCCGCAGTATCTCGAGGCCGAACGTCGGTTCCGCCAGGCCACCACTCCGGAAGAACAACTCATCGCGCTCGGTGAAATGATGGCCACGATCCCCAAACACAAGGGGACCGAGCACATGCGGGCGGACATCCGCCGGCGGATGGCACGAGTGCGCACCGAGGCCGCCCGCAAGCGGTCGGCAGGGCGGGGGCCCACCTGGCAGCACGTGCCCCGCGAGGGAGCGGGGCAGATCGTCCTGGTGGGGCCCCCTAATGCGGGGAAGTCGCGCCTGCTCGCCGCGCTCAGCAACGCCAGCCCGATCGTCGCGCCCTACCCGTTCGCGACACGGATTCCCCTGCCCGGCATGGTGGCCTTCGAAAACGTGCAGATCCAGCTTGTCGACCTCCCGCCGATCGCCCCCGAGACCGCGGATCCCTGGCTCTTTGCGTTGATCCGGCAAGCCAACGCGGCGCTGCTCGTGGCCGACTTGGCGAGCGACGACCTCCTCTCGTCCATCGAAGAGACCCTCGAGCTCGTGAGTCGCTTCAACGTGCGGCTTGTGCGGACCGGCGTATCAGAGGAGGGTGTGCCCACGCTCCTGATCGCCGCCAAAACGGATGTCCCTGGGGCGTCTGAGCGTCTGGGAATGCTGCGCGAGTTGGTCGCGGACCGCTTCCCTCTGCTCGCGGTGTCCGCTGAAACGGGAACGAATATCGATGCGCTCCGCGCGGAGATGTTCGCGCTGCTCAACGTCATTCGCGTCTATACGAAGGCTCCCGGCCACCGCGCGGACTTGTCCGCCCCATTCGTGTTGAAGCGCGGCGCCACCGTGCAGGAAGCGGCGGCGGTGGTGCACAAGGACTTTTCCGAACGGCTCAAGTTTGCCCGGATTTGGGGCGCGCGCGCCTTCGACGGGCAGATGGTACAGCGGGAGCACATCTTGGAGGACGGAGACATCCTCGAGCTTCGCACCTAG